Proteins encoded together in one Cicer arietinum cultivar CDC Frontier isolate Library 1 chromosome 4, Cicar.CDCFrontier_v2.0, whole genome shotgun sequence window:
- the LOC101499575 gene encoding protein GFS12-like translates to MVCNFMLLVKSVWGFSWKRGLEYYTSGNRKDLEVKMKLSSSIIASKDIAGDIFSVGCLLAELHLCRPLFDSISLAVYLEDGTLPGFLQELPPHVRILVEACIQKDWMRRPSAKILLESPYFPKTIKSSYLFLAPLQLVAKDESRLRFAANLAKQGALRHMGSFATEKCATYCLPLIVNAVSDTEAECAYILLEELMKCLTAQAVKTLILPTIQKLLQNTGYLHLKVSLLQDSFVREIWNRVGKQAYLETIHPLVLSNLYISPDKSSAASASVLLFGSSEEIGVPITIHQTILPLVHCFGKGLCVDGIDVLVRIGGIIEESFIVKQMLPLLKNVIRSFIDVSCMNKPDPVQSWSALALIDCMMTLDGLVAFLTEEIIVKELLEDISYIHVGVLMQKHMEIAVLQVAATTLFGISQRMGADLTALHILPKLKELFDELAFSQEISKGSTAVGRNLKVTKLKIGGDFQIETRMDLV, encoded by the exons ATGGTCTGCAACT TTATGTTGCTTGTGAAGTCTGTCTGGGGCTTTTCATGGAAGAGAGGGCTGGAATACTACACTAGTGGAAATAGAAAAGATTTGGAAGTTAAGATG AAATTGTCTTCTTCTATAATTGCCTCTAAAGATATTGCAGGGGACATATTTTCTGTCGGTTGTCTCTTGGCAGAACTTCATCTTTGCAGGCCACTCTTTGATTCAATCTCATTGGCAGTATACTTGGAAGATGGAACCTTACCAGGATTTCTGCAGGAACTACCTCCTCATGTTAGAATACTTGTCGAAGCATGCATCCAAAAGGATTGGATGAG GCGGCCATCGGCCAAAATTCTTCTGGAATCACCTTATTTTCCGAAAACAATCAAGTCATCCTACTTGTTTCTTGCTCCACTTCAGCTTGTAGCTAAAGATGAATCTCGTCTTCGGTTTGCTGCAAATCTTGCAAAGCAGGGAGCTCTCAGGCATATGGGTTCATTTGCTACAGAAAAGTGTGCTACTTATTGCTTACCACTAATAGTGAATGCTGTGAGTGATACTGAAGCTGAATGTGCATACATACTGCTGGAGGAGTTGATGAAATGCTTAACAGCACAAGCAGTGAAAACATTAATATTGCCAACCATACAGAAACTTTTACAG AACACAGGTTATTTACATTTAAAGGTTTCCCTTTTACAAGATTCATTTGTACGTGAAATATGGAACCGCGTCGGTAAACAAGCATACCTGGAAACTATTCACCCATTGGTCTTATCAAACTTGTATATTTCTCCGGATAAGAGTTCAGCTGCCTCTGCTTCGGTGCTCCTATTCGGTTCTAGTGAGGAGATTGGTGTACCAATTACCATCCATCAG ACTATCTTGCCTCTTGTTCACTGCTTTGGGAAAGGATTATGTGTAGACGGCATTGATGTGCTGGTCAGAATTG GGGGTATTATTGAGGAATCCTTTATTGTTAAACAGATGTTACCATTACTGAAAAATGTTATCCGATCCTTCATTGATGTGTCATGCATGAATAAGCCTGATCCTGTCCAGAGTTGGAGTGCTTTAGCACTTATTGATTGTATGATGACTTTAGATGGCCTTGTAGCTTTCTTAACAGAAGAAATCATTGTAAAGGAGCTGCTTGAA GACATAAGTTACATACACGTTGGGGTTCTTATGCAGAAACATATGGAAATTGCAGTGCTTCAG GTTGCTGCTACTACCCTTTTTGGAATTAGTCAGCGGATGGGAGCAGATTTGACGGCattgcatattcttccaaaactTAAAGAACTATTTGATGAGCTTGCTTTCTCCCAGGAAATTTCTAAAGGTTCGACTGCTGTTGGCAGAAACTTGAAGGTCACGAAATTAAAAATTGGAGGAGACTTCCAAATTGAGACTCGTATGGATCTAGTGTGA
- the LOC101499258 gene encoding transcription initiation factor TFIID subunit 8-like: protein MATREEAKINGARTETLITISNNTTAGIRGSPDDFGRATAKLAVAQLCEATGFHSVKDSALESFADIVIRYLIDFGKTAEFHANLAGRSQCNVFDINRAWEDLEAPRGFSNGMREIMNYAESMPETPLAQPIPNFPVIRERRNIPSFVQMGETPPSKHIPPWLPALPDPHTYIHTPVWDERVSDPREDKIEQARQRRKAERSLLSLQKRLLLCNNNRNPNRNGSTETTTTIPSNSAIGDVNEDADVNMNVSPVVLPAKLSVIDGDRVSVLEAFAPAIEMLGNGGLCDEGFEGEKMVLPAVTERPTVHFKFRTGKKFIRESLDDRNRKKALHAISLVGREDERDDKKRRAEYILRQSMENPQELTLL from the coding sequence atGGCAACGCGCGAAGAAGCCAAAATCAATGGCGCGCGTACGGAAACCCTAATTACAATTTCAAACAACACGACCGCCGGAATCAGAGGTTCCCCCGACGACTTCGGACGAGCCACGGCTAAGCTCGCAGTGGCGCAGCTCTGCGAAGCCACAGGATTTCACAGCGTCAAAGACTCGGCTCTCGAATCCTTCGCCGACATCGTAATCCGTTACCTCATCGATTTCGGTAAAACGGCAGAGTTTCACGCTAACCTTGCCGGCAGATCACAATGCAACGTATTCGATATAAATCGAGCATGGGAAGACTTAGAAGCACCTCGAGGGTTTTCAAACGGAATGAGAGAAATTATGAATTACGCTGAATCTATGCCTGAAACTCCGCTTGCTCAACCGATTCCAAATTTTCCGGTGATTCGTGAACGGAGAAACATTCCGAGTTTTGTACAAATGGGTGAAACTCCACCGTCGAAACATATACCACCGTGGTTACCGGCATTACCTGATCCTCACACTTATATTCATACACCTGTGTGGGATGAAAGAGTTTCTGATCCACGTGAAGATAAAATTGAACAAGCTAGACAGCGTAGAAAGGCTGAGAGATCATTGTTGAGTTTACAGAAACGGTTATTGTTGTGTAACAATAACCGTAACCCTAACCGTAACGGTTCCAcagaaacaacaacaacaataccaAGTAATTCAGCTATTGGTGATGTAAATGAAGATGCAGATGTGAATATGAATGTTTCTCCGGTTGTTTTGCCAGCAAAGCTTTCGGTTATTGATGGAGATCGTGTTTCGGTGTTGGAGGCGTTTGCACCTGCAATTGAGATGCTAGGGAATGGTGGTCTGTGTGATGAAGGATTTGAAGGGGAAAAGATGGTTCTTCCTGCTGTTACAGAAAGGCCTACTGTGCATTTCAAGTTCAGAACTGGGAAGAAGTTTATTAGGGAATCTTTGGATGATAGAAATCGGAAGAAGGCTTTGCACGCGATATCGTTGGTTGGTAGAGAAGATGAGAGAGATGATAAGAAAAGGAGGGCTGAGTATATTCTCAGACAGTCTATGGAAAATCCACAAGAACTGACTCTGTTGTag
- the LOC101500330 gene encoding protein GFS12 has product MKGESECFECLQLRINSDFSDQLVFNYAISNSPFPFGSSAILHITGRSGGEASSGQFILQYMSSHDKNCFTSYVNEYILDSSESTRSDYLDIGGDQYNDVVNVGNRFTLSDESKTGKTPPRNTTCNHSGRFSCLRTITSLAPIARVGKSSYSALQEVATDFLSRSTEDHVLESLDRFIEGKASGRDSMNFLSLIGFPSFEEDYFPGSLRHPNIAPVLAILKTSDHANTVLPKTPYNLESILHFNPNALKSDWNRIFLIYQLLSALLYLHGLGVSHGNICPSNIMLTDSLWSWLRLWNEPVSEFNLPLQQSESDNSKPAKIGCYNCGCHSNDLYADLKLSQLIDWHSSFHQWWRGELSNFEYLLILNRLAGRRWGDHTFHPVMPWVVDFSLKPDDNCDAGWRDLSKSKWRLAKGDEQLDFTYSTSEIPHHVSDECLSELAVCSYKARRLPLSVLRMAVRSVYEPNEYPSTMQRLYQWTPDECIPEFYCDAQIFRSIHDGMTDLAIPSWAESPEDFIKLHRDALESNRVSFQLHHWIDIIFGYKMSGQAAVVAKNVMLPLSESTMPRSTGRRQLFMRPHPIRHATARITRNGSNKYAKVLIQTNEMQRETSLLSETAYLQELEQASAFSEHARHLNACYHYPLSQMKRKNISSLGDPTAVTLSNNTSKVSLIDQNYWMPHKMNHISFLQHMKEEAEDSSGYPDLLLWRQKLSSSRIASEDIAGDIFSVGCLLAELHLCRPLFDSISLAVYLEDGTLPGFLQELPPHVRILVEACIQKDWMRRPSAKILLESPYFPKTIKSSYLFLAPLQLVAKDESRLRFAANLAKQGALRHMGSFATEKCATYCLPLIVNAVSDTEAECAYILLEELMKCLTAQAVKTLILPTIQKILQNTGYLHLKVSLLQDSFVREIWNRVGKQAYLETIHPLVLSNLYISPDKSSAASASVLLIGSSEEIGVPITIHQTILPLVHCFGKGLCVDGIDVLVRIGGIFGESFIVKQMLPLLKNVIRSFIDVSCMNKPDPVQSWSALALIDCMMTLDGLVAFLTEEIIVKELLEDISCIHVGVLMQKHMEIAVLQVAATTLFGICQRMGADLTALHILPKLKELFDELAFSQEISKGSTAVGRNLKVTKLKIGGDFQIETRMDLVLLLYTSFSSLLGIEKLRQCCTTWLLLEQFLLRRHNWKWEYAGESSRNGSENNITRRPAISQGLTSEYNPAKLLLNGVGWSIPQSQGSRGAKNLIQRRPLKVHQSPVVMQEGMSYQVNHEPWFWFPSPATIWDGPAFLGRVGVQKDDLPWKIRASVIYSVRAHHGAVRSLAVDQDECTIYTAGIGQGYKGTVLKWELSRSNCLSGYYGHEEVVNDICILSSRGRVASCDGTIHIWNSQTGKQMSVFAESETESGHPTSHPASVPKINSDQANVLNLNTLSNGMLSSAFDSSLYTCMHLLDSSETLVVGTGNGSLRFIDVARGQKLHIWRGESNEPSFHSLISAICSSGSNKNQAGGISTSPSLIATGLSSGHCKLFDAKSGNVISSWRAHDGYVTKLASPEEHLLISSSLDRTLRVWDLRMNLPSQPIIFRGHSDGISSFSIWGQDVISISRNRIGLLSLSKSVNETDGQHHIIPQKLYVSSDNGMRSLSALSSISILPFSRLFLIGTEDGYLRICS; this is encoded by the exons ATGAAGGGAGAAAGCGAGTGCTTCGAGTGTCTCCAACTCCGAATCAACTCAGATTTCTCTGATCAACTCGTCTTCAATTATGCCATCTCCAATTCTCCTTTTCCTTTCGGATCATCAGCTATTCTAcat ATTACTGGTAGATCAGGTGGTGAAGCTTCAAGCGGTCAATTTATACTGCAGTACATGTCTAGTCATGACAAGAATTGTTTTACCAGTTATGT AAATGAATATATTTTGGATAGTAGTGAAAGCACTAGGAGTGATTATCTTGATATTGGTGGTGACCAATATAATGATGTTGTCAATGTTGGAAATAGATTTACCTTATCTGATGAGTCTAAAACTGGAAAAACTCCGCCCAGGAATACGACTTGTAATCACTCTGGAAGGTTTTCTTGCTTGAGGACAATCACTTCACTTGCCCCGATTGCTCGTGTTGGAAAGTCTTCCTATTCTGCACTTCAAGAGGTTGCCACTGATTTCTTGTCCAGGTCAACTGAAGATCATGTGTTAGAATCACTTGATCGCTTCATTGAAGGGAAAGCATCTGGACGGGACAGTATGAATTTCCTTAGTTTAATTGGGTTTCCATCATTTGAAGAAGATTATTTTCCAGGATCTTTGAGGCACCCAAACATAGCTCCTGTACTTGCAATTTTAAAAACATCTGATCACGCTAACACAGTGCTTCCAAAGACTCCATACAACTTGGAAAGTATTCTTCATTTTAACCCTAATGCCTTAAAGTCTGATTGGAATAGAATATTTCTTATATATCAGCTACTCTCAGCTTTACTGTACTTGCATGGTTTAGGGGTTTCCCATGGTAATATATGCCCATCCAATATCATGTTGACTGACTCGTTATGGTCTTGGCTGAGATTATGGAATGAACCTGTATCGGAATTTAATTTACCTTTGCAACAGAGTGAAAGCGATAATTCGAAACCTGCAAAAATTGGTTGTTATAATTGTGGTTGTCATTCTAATGATCTTTACGCTGATCTAAAGCTTTCTCAATTAATAGATTGGCATTCTAGTTTTCATCAGTGGTGGAGAGGAGAACTAAGTAATTTTGAGTATTTACTCATCTTAAACAGATTAGCAGGAAGAAGGTGGGGGGACCATACATTTCATCCAGTAATGCCGTGGGTTGTTGATTTTAGCTTAAAACCCGATGATAATTGTGATGCAGGGTGGCGAGACTTAAGCAAGAGCAAATGGCGCTTGGCAAAAGGTGATGAACAGTTGGATTTCACCTATTCAACCTCTGAAATCCCTCATCACGTATCAGATGAATGTCTGTCTGAATTGGCTGTCTGCAGTTATAAAGCAAGAAGGTTGCCTTTGAGTGTTCTTCGAATGGCTGTTCGTTCAGTTTATGAACCTAATGAATATCCTTCCACAATGCAGAGGCTCTATCAATGGACGCCCGATGAATGCATTCCAGAGTTTTATTGTGATGCCCAAATTTTTAGATCGATACATGATGGTATGACTGATTTGGCTATACCTTCTTGGGCAGAGAGCCCCGAGGATTTCATTAAATTGCATCGTGATGCATTGGAAAGCAATAGGGTGTCATTTCAACTCCATCACTGGATAGATATAATCTTTGGGTACAAAATGTCTGGCCAGGCAGCAGTTGTTGCCAAGAATGTCATGCTTCCTCTATCAGAATCCACAATGCCAAGATCAACAGGACGCCGTCAGCTCTTTATGCGACCACACCCCATTCGTCATGCCACTGCCAGAATAACACGTAATGGGTCCAATAAATATGCCAAAGTTTTGATCCAAACAAATGAGATGCAGCGAGAGACATCTCTTCTATCTGAAACTGCTTATCTACAAGAACTGGAACAAGCATCTGCATTTTCGGAACATGCTAGGCATTTGAATGCTTGTTACCATTACCCATTAAGTCAAATGAAAAGGAAGAACATCTCATCTTTGGGAGATCCAACAGCAGTGACATTGAGTAATAATACAAGCAAAGTATCTTTGATTGACCAAAATTATTGGATGCCGCATAAAATGAATCATATATCTTTTCTTCAACATATGAAAGAGGAAGCTGAAGACTCCTCAGGATATCCAGACTTGCTACTCTGGAGGCAGAAATTGTCTTCTTCTAGAATTGCCTCTGAAGATATTGCAGGGGACATATTTTCTGTCGGTTGTCTCTTGGCAGAACTTCATCTTTGCAGGCCACTCTTTGATTCAATCTCATTGGCAGTATACTTGGAAGATGGAACCTTACCAGGATTTCTGCAGGAACTACCTCCTCATGTTAGAATACTTGTCGAAGCATGCATCCAAAAGGATTGGATGAG GCGGCCATCGGCCAAAATTCTTCTGGAATCACCTTATTTTCCGAAAACAATCAAGTCATCCTACTTGTTTCTTGCTCCACTTCAGCTTGTAGCTAAAGATGAATCTCGTCTTCGGTTTGCTGCAAATCTTGCAAAGCAGGGAGCTCTCAGACATATGGGTTCATTTGCTACAGAAAAGTGTGCTACTTATTGCTTACCACTAATAGTGAATGCTGTGAGTGATACTGAAGCTGAATGTGCATACATACTGCTGGAGGAGTTGATGAAATGCTTAACAGCACAAGCAGTGAAAACATTAATATTGCCAACCATACAGAAAATTTTACAG AACACAGGTTATTTACATTTAAAGGTTTCCCTTTTACAAGATTCATTTGTACGTGAAATATGGAACCGCGTCGGTAAACAAGCATACCTGGAAACTATTCACCCATTGGTCTTATCAAACTTGTATATTTCCCCGGATAAGAGTTCAGCTGCCTCTGCTTCGGTGCTCCTAATCGGTTCTAGTGAGGAGATTGGTGTACCAATTACCATCCATCAG ACTATCTTGCCTCTTGTTCACTGCTTTGGGAAAGGATTATGTGTAGACGGCATTGATGTGCTGGTCAGAATTG GGGGTATTTTTGGGGAATCCTTTATTGTTAAACAGATGTTACCATTACTGAAAAACGTTATCCGATCCTTCATTGATGTGTCATGCATGAATAAGCCTGATCCTGTCCAGAGTTGGAGTGCTTTAGCACTTATTGATTGTATGATGACTTTAGATGGCCTTGTAGCTTTCTTAACAGAAGAAATCATTGTAAAGGAGCTGCTTGAA GACATAAGTTGCATACACGTTGGGGTTCTTATGCAGAAACATATGGAAATTGCAGTGCTTCAG GTTGCTGCTACTACCCTTTTTGGAATTTGTCAGCGGATGGGAGCAGATTTGACGGCattgcatattcttccaaaactTAAAGAACTATTTGATGAGCTTGCTTTCTCCCAGGAAATTTCTAAAGGTTCGACTGCTGTTGGCAGAAACTTGAAGGTTACGAAATTAAAAATTGGAGGAGACTTCCAAATTGAGACTCGTATGGATCTAGT GTTGCTTCTCTATACCTCCTTTTCATCTCTTCTTGGGATAGAGAAACTTCGTCAATGTTGTACTACATGGTTGCTTCTTGAACAATTTCTTCTACGCCGTCATAACTGGAAG TGGGAATATGCAGGAGAATCATCAAGAAATGGGTCAGAAAATAACATTACTAGAAGACCTGCAATTTCCCAGGGATTGACATCTGAATACAATCCAGCAAAGTTGTTGCTTAATGGGGTTGGATGGTCAATTCCACAATCCCAAGGAAGTAGAGGGGCCAAAAATTTGATTCAGAGAAGACCATTAAAAGTTCATCAAAGCCCAGTAGTAATGCAAGAAGGAATGTCATACCAAGTGAACCATGAACCATGGTTTTGGTTCCCTAGTCCAGCCACCATCTGGGATGGGCCTGCATTTCTTGGGCGGGTGGGGGTCCAAAAAGATGATCTTCCATGGAAGATTAGAGCATCTGTAATATACTCTGTACGTGCACATCATGGAGCAGTGAGGTCTCTGGCTGTTGATCAGGATGAATGTACCATTTATACTGCTGGAATTGGCCAAGGATATAAAGGAACTGTTCTGAAGTGGGAACTGAGCCGATCTAACTGTCTGTCCGGATATTATGGCCATGAAGAG GTTGTGAACGATATTTGCATTTTATCGTCCAGAGGAAGAGTGGCTTCTTGTGATGGAACAATTCATATTTGGAATAGTCAAACAGGAAAGCAAATGTCAGTATTTGCCGAGTCCGAAACAGAGTCTGGCCATCCTACGAGTCATCCAGCATCTGTGCCAAAAATTAACAGTGACCAGGCAAATGTCCTTAATTTGAATACTCTGTCAAATGGAATGTTGTCTAGTGCTTTTGATTCAAGCCTTTATACTTGCATGCATCTGTTAGACTCTTCTGAAACTCTTGTAGTTGGCACTGGAAATGGTTCTCTCAG GTTCATTGATGTTGCTCGGGGTCAAAAGCTTCATATATGGAGGGGGGAATCTAATGAACCTAGTTTTCATTCACTTATTTCTGCCATTTGTTCCTCTGGTTCTAACAAGAATCAAGCTGGTGGAATTTCCACCTCACCTTCTTTAATTGCAACTGGACTAAGTTCTGGTCACTGTAAATTATTTGATGCAAAAAGTGGAAATGTCATTTCTTCTTGGCGTGCCCATGATGGATATGTGACAAAG TTGGCATCACCTGAAGAACATCTGCTCATTTCAAGCTCACTGGACAGAACTTTACGAGTGTGGGACTTGAGAAT GAATTTACCATCACAGCCCATTATTTTCAGAGGCCATTCCGATGGCATATCTAGTTTCTCCATTTGGGGCCAAGATGTTATTTCAATTTCCCGGAATAGGATTGGGCTTCTTTCCTTGTCTAAATCTGTCAATGAAACG GATGGGCAGCATCACATTATCCCCCAGAAGCTCTATGTTTCTTCTGATAACGGAATGAGAAGCTTGTCGGCATTATCAAGTATCAGTATACTTCCTTTCTCTCGATTGTTTCTTATTGGAACAGAAGATGGTTATTTGAGGATCTGTAGTTAA